From the Chloroflexus aurantiacus J-10-fl genome, one window contains:
- a CDS encoding ATP-binding cassette domain-containing protein, translating to MLPLLSVRELHVVFAAKPILSGITFDLRPGEILGVVGLRSAGKSVLLQVLAGIYPPTTGEVQIDGIPLAWKAQSARRLGIEFVPQTPPLVEIMPVLNNIFLGRERGNRRLDQATMATIAYQWLDRFGLPPGLAHQQTADLTEEERQLIALIRAFVRPVRLLILDEAFSALSFMRQQAVLQYLRELAATGVGIIFSSDDLNLIFSITNRILVLYQGRQAALRTTGDTTPRDIVELMVGSVRQERVTPLIWAFENYYQAQQQAETLRQRQQQLQHNLDEQDSLNRELVRQLQTQMIALDQLNRALQEANHRLIDEREAERKALARELHDQVIQDLLSFNYQLEHVEEEIDQESILEELQHIRRGIREVVAMLRQMCSDLRPPTLDSHGLAAALRSLVSQWSEQTGIRVELKIAEPLERWSETIELTVFRIVQEGLNNVRKHARATQVVLEVRRTSAAGIMVRLADNGKGMATPPDLRSLSEQKHFGLISISERVSLLRGTLRIGPSAWGGLELQVEIPNPAPFPTTEGIGVV from the coding sequence ATGTTGCCGCTGCTGAGCGTGCGCGAATTACATGTGGTCTTCGCCGCCAAACCGATCTTGAGCGGGATCACGTTTGATTTACGCCCGGGTGAGATTTTGGGCGTGGTCGGCTTACGCAGCGCCGGTAAGTCGGTTCTTTTACAAGTCCTGGCCGGCATCTACCCGCCAACCACCGGCGAAGTTCAGATCGATGGTATACCACTGGCCTGGAAAGCCCAATCTGCGCGGCGCCTGGGGATTGAGTTCGTCCCACAAACCCCGCCATTAGTCGAGATCATGCCGGTGCTAAACAACATCTTCCTTGGGCGCGAGCGAGGCAACCGTCGGCTCGATCAGGCCACGATGGCGACCATCGCTTATCAGTGGCTTGACCGGTTTGGTTTACCGCCAGGACTGGCCCATCAGCAAACGGCTGACCTGACCGAAGAGGAGCGGCAACTGATCGCACTCATCCGGGCTTTCGTGCGGCCTGTCCGGCTGTTGATCCTTGATGAAGCCTTCTCGGCACTGAGCTTTATGCGCCAGCAAGCCGTCTTGCAATATCTGCGCGAACTGGCGGCAACCGGCGTCGGCATTATCTTCAGCAGTGACGACCTTAATCTCATTTTCAGCATCACCAACCGCATCCTGGTCTTGTATCAGGGGCGTCAGGCCGCACTGCGAACGACCGGTGATACGACACCGCGCGATATTGTCGAGCTGATGGTCGGTTCGGTACGCCAGGAACGAGTCACACCGCTGATTTGGGCCTTTGAAAACTACTATCAGGCTCAGCAACAGGCCGAGACACTGCGTCAGCGCCAGCAACAATTGCAACACAACCTGGACGAACAAGACTCGCTGAATCGGGAACTGGTACGGCAATTACAAACCCAAATGATCGCCCTGGATCAGCTCAATCGGGCTTTGCAAGAGGCAAATCATCGCCTGATTGACGAACGTGAAGCCGAACGGAAAGCCCTGGCCCGTGAACTGCACGACCAGGTCATCCAAGACCTGCTCAGCTTCAATTATCAGCTTGAGCACGTCGAAGAGGAGATTGACCAGGAAAGCATCCTGGAAGAATTGCAGCATATCCGGCGGGGCATCCGGGAAGTTGTCGCCATGCTGCGCCAGATGTGCAGCGATCTGCGTCCTCCTACCCTGGATAGCCATGGTCTGGCGGCTGCCCTCCGCTCCCTGGTAAGCCAGTGGAGTGAGCAAACCGGTATTCGTGTCGAGCTGAAAATCGCTGAACCGTTAGAACGCTGGTCAGAGACCATCGAACTCACCGTCTTTCGGATCGTGCAAGAGGGGCTTAACAATGTGCGCAAGCATGCCCGTGCGACGCAGGTCGTGCTTGAAGTGCGCCGGACATCAGCAGCGGGGATTATGGTTCGCTTAGCCGACAATGGCAAAGGGATGGCTACCCCACCCGATCTGCGCAGCCTTTCAGAGCAAAAACACTTTGGCCTAATCAGTATCAGCGAACGAGTTTCCCTCTTACGCGGCACCCTGCGGATCGGCCCCTCGGCATGGGGAGGATTAGAGTTACAGGTTGAAATCCCCAATCCAGCACCCTTCCCGACAACCGAAGGGATTGGGGTGGTTTAG